Sequence from the Phragmites australis chromosome 6, lpPhrAust1.1, whole genome shotgun sequence genome:
TTTCATTCCTTAAGGTATGTTAAGTTTAGCAGCGGCACATTATTAAGTTAACCTTTAGACTTACCGTACATGTCAACGtttgttgtcatctctttatggttaggtataTTCACGCATTGACTAAAAACCCTATATcatatgtaatatttatcaacGTATGTAAACTCTGTGCCAGATTATATGATAGTTATGAttcataactactattgttcgataaattagattttgtatcatcaTAAAGtcacttcataaaaaaaatctacacactttacaccaactaaataaagaaatatcaacGAAATGACATCTAACTAAAATTAAAGATAGAATAAACTGTTTGGACAACTATATGCACAGCTACCATTTTCCGCCGAATGAAtctgcaatatttttcaatttaccgaatacaaaatctatattaaaaactaatatatatatatatatatatatatatatatatatatatatatatatatatatatatatatatatatatatatatatatataaccggAGAGAGTGATATCTCGCCTGTTCAGCGAATGAGAGCTTAATCTTGCCTGTTAAATGGGCGATATATATATGGAATTGAATTAAATCGAATATGTCATTCGGTAGGTGAGCGATATAAATATGTCACATGTTGTATGAGCGAGATGAAGATATCGTCCATTTAATGGTCAAGATTAAGCTCTCATTCGCTGAACAGGCGAGACATCACTCTCTCCGGTTATTAAATTCGTCGGGAGCCTATAAAATCTCACATATTTAATAGGTGAGAACCAAATCTCATTAAACATATGAGTAaatcttattattttttaaacggATATGCAATCTTGAAATATTTGATATATATAAATTCTGCAATAGAGTGGGCTTCCGGGTCGGGTTTAATGCGGTGTACTCTGTGTTGTCTCTTGTCTTGTGTCTCGTCTGCTCGAGTTGGGGAGGAGGTACGAcggggaggagggaggatggtGGGGGGACGAGGAGTGGGGCGGAGGCAGGAGAGGCAGGCCCTGATGGCGGCGTTCGCGGTGGCTCTGCTGATGGGCACCGCCGTCTACTTCCGCATCTGGGCCCGCCAGTCCAGCGACCCCTCTTTCACAGCCGACGACCGCGAAGAGCTACGGTTCGCCTCCAAATCCTCTCCaccttcctttctttcttccacCGCGAATCCTAATTTCCCAAATCCTAACGCGTTGTCACGACAGGAGATAGGAGGGCAGTACTTAACTGATCGTTTTAGCTCAATCTTCTGATCACTGATGAATGGACTCGTGACTGGGGAGTTTCTAACGCTTTCTTTATAGAATGCATTGGTAGTTGCCATATTCATTCGCGTGTAGGAATCCATGGACCCAGATGGATTCCCAAAAAATGACTGAACCCTGATCCACAAACACAAAAGATGGTTCTCGATGTGCATCGTTTTTTCTGTACTGCATAGCCTGCAGTCAGTCAAGATGCTTCCAGTTCCTTCCATGCCATTGTTCATCAAGGGCACAATGATACCTGTATTATTGTTTCTTCTAATGTCTGAGTTTAGTAATTTAAATGCAATCTTACAGCTTTTAGATACTTAAGGGGAGATCGATGGCCAAAAAACAGAAATCAACAGGTGTATGTTACTGTAGGACCGATATAGGCGATTAGAGTGGGTGAATAGACTTTTaaataaatttctttcgaaattaATGATCTTCTCCTATTCCTCAACCCAATGTACCTTAAAACCATTCAGAAGTAAGAGAGGCAAGAGCAAATTGcgaaaattataaaaccaacaCTCATCTTAGATGAAtgtgaactctaggttccaatTAAGGTCATATTAAGAGTCATAGCGCAAGAAATCAAACAACGTGATGAAAAACCCTtaaacacaagagaactagccGCCGGAAGAAGAGATTCTTTAAATTGATGGATCTAGAGGGTTGGGATcgttcaagaccaactcatatgagatgattaatcctctagcaataagaataaCACCTTTTACATGATCCAAAATGAGCAGTTTtgtaggaaaaagaaaatcaacaagaaaacactaagaatttGCACGAAAACACGAGATCCAAAAGCagaagactagaaggagatgaactcaagcatattCAAAAACACTCTCTTTATTAAGCTTAGAGGACCATCCTCTTTTAAcagattacaaatatttttctcacaaaagctctcacctagacataggctaaacactcatctctccctctctacaCAATACAAATAGAAgtctctcaaaactctccaagAACTCTCCAAAGCTCACTCAGTTTCCACCAGCCATACCCATATATTTATAAGCCTAGTGGGCTTTCTTAACCTTAAGCAATCCTATCCATAAACTGTCATTCCCTTATAATGCACTCTCACCTACCATCAGGGGTAGTTTCGTTCGAATTTTTCTCAATTAATTGGATGGCCGTGGCGCCTTCATTatttagctttgcctcgatgcaagcttcgagataatgccacgtgcactccatcatcCTGCAGTTTTTGTGTTCAAATTGGGAAAccgtcttgcacgcttctcaaagcgtgactcataaCCACTTGCACCTTATGCAAGCCTTTTGATGATCacatgtgtactccgtcttacgatcttgattgtcggtaagtctctctcactcccgtTCTCTCGAGCCGCCTTGCTACTTGCACCGGAATccattttgcttgactttgtcaatatgtCGTCTTAATCCTCCATCTCATACTTTTTTTGAACTCCACGTGTACAACTGGGATTACCCTTAACTCCGCCTGGCTCTCTCGATCATCCGACAAAAAGCTCCCCGCTTAGACTTGATCTTCCAGTCGTCTGCTatcaagttacatccatcatctacacatcatgagacaagcgaACATGTATTTTCAACACTatttaactccatcacaagttAGTCAGAATCAAAATCCCTGCAGAAATGACATATCTTTGAAAAATCGtaaacgccggatgatccggtgttcacgcctcctgagcgtcggaccatccggcatgttcaATTCAGCAGACCAGACCGCTTGAAatcctttctgcaagaaataatcCGGGCGTGTATTCATGCCCAtcgtcagaccatccagtgtatcCATTCTTGCTGAAACCCGTTTTGCatcctctctggaaaaattactTCGGCAAAGCATCCGACGTACATATTGTCtagcgccggatcatccggtgtatacaagtTCACCAGAGCCAGTTTACAACCTTTCTGCAAGAAAAACTCCGGCGTTCATTGATGCCCAACGCcgaaccatctggcgtgtactttaatttttgcttcatcgttgaaatacttcggtgtgtaTTGCATAtgaataccggatcatccggcgagttcattttcttcagcaccggatcatccggtgtgaataatttttctggactcaaaGAGAAACACGTTAACAccattttctctgcaactttggttatttatgatcataattgtagTATATAACCATACCCATacaatctcaaaatcatcaaaccaaatcaacaccattgtcaatcacttatcatatatgaactaagacacatttcaacttgatttctcagttGCATTGATCTCTCTGTTTATACAAACCGTTCTTCCATGTCAATGGTTTTATCTACGGTGAAGTATTAGCCATAATTGAATGCTTTCTTCTACATCTGCCAACCTTTATTATATGGGCATTTTCAGAGCTACCATTCGCATCTGTCGCTCGAAAGCAACTATGAGCAGTTACCTTTTCCCGGTTATGCTAGCTTAAGACTATCctttgcttctctttttttgggTATGAATTGATGTTGTTTTCTGCACCAATCATTAGGAGGCAATTTGAACGGGCAAACCTAGAAGCAATGGATGAATCTGCCGAATGGAGAATGAAATATGATACAGAATTCGGGAAAAACAGGCAGTTGCAAGATGAACTTTCAAAGGTATTGTTGTCTACTTACTATGTACTTGTATGCAACTATGCTCCTCAGACACTCATTCTATGCTCGTCTGCATTTTCTTCACAGGTTAAGGCCTTGTTGGCTGCTTCGACCAGGCGTCTtgagttgttgcaaaaggtaatTTTGGGACAAATTCTATTGTTTTTCTCACTATTTTATCATGTCCTTTAACTGTAGGGCTCCTTTGGACTTTTTGTTTCTGCTTCCTTTccattcattttcatttttaacTCTCTTTTATGCGTGCATATCTGCTTACACTCATTGTCATTGCTGCAGGATAATGAGAAGCTGAAGAGGCAGACTGAATCATTGAGACAGCAATGCAATTGCACTGTTCCATTGAACATTACACAAGATTGAGTACAAGACAGGAGTTTCTAGCTTCTTTGGCAGATTGGCACATAATTTTCTTGTTAACTTGTCTTTGAACTGGAGGGAGGACAGTTAAATTGAGACATGGAGTAGGAGAATTGGAGAAATGGCTAGTGTTTCTATGTTTGTTGCTGATAGTGAGCAATGCAAATTGCAGGAGATACAATCTAAGAGATAGCTCTTAGCTCCTTTTTTGAGCAAGGATCAATTCACAGTTTCTAATGTTCTCGGTGTCCGTAAATATGCATTGTATCGATGGTCATTGCCGTTCCTTCTGTTAGAGAGCTGTGTGCTTCCTATTTGTACAAATACTTCACTGACCTCTGCTAATCCATCTGACCGAAAAAGGTTAGAAATTGGATTATAGCATATTGAAAGGACTGCTTATTTCGATTGTGGGACAATTGAATCCAAGTACAGGTTTTCAATTGAATTCATCTAGAAAATTTCACTTCAGAATATTGTTGTGTCATACTATCTTGTCTGTCTGTAACGCGCGGTATATCCGAACAGAGCGCCGCGTGGTCGCTCGTTGCCTCGTGCACCAGTTCCGGCGGCCGTCAAAAACGGGATGCTCTCGATCAGCGTCACTTGAGGCTTGCGCCATGCGGTGATATGCTGGGAATCATAAGGAGCTCAATCAAACTGACATTGTGGTTCATCAGCACCCCTTGCTTGGTGAAGCTCATCAAAATTGTCTGGATCGGCAGGAATCCAAGTATTGAATTGGTGACACACAGATATCAGATGTAGCGGCAAGATACATGCCCATGCGCCAAATTTATTACATCACAATTCACAGAAGAATGTCATCAGCACTTCAAGGATCAAATTTACATTAGAGAAACACTGCCGTGCCGGTGCATATATAGAGGTAGTTACAGAAGTTGCAGTTGCGCTCAAACTGGCTCCTCCGAAAGTGGTAGATCACATACTACACACAAACTCATGGGAGCAGCAGTATCTTGCCGATGTGGCGATGTGGGAACTGGTTTCCATCAGCTTATGAGCCTCAGCCGCTTCAGATATCAGATTGCGCTGGAGACATGATCCACCAATACAGTCCAGAATGACATCAACACCTGGTATAGAGATTTTCAGATTACATTCTGTACAATTAGCTGCCAAAAATGCATCGAACTACTTACTCCAAGGAGAAATGCTACTAAGAATGGTATCAGCATTCAGGTACCCAGTAGCGTACTGCATATAACAACTCAGATATAAAGGACCAAAGATAAGCAGGTGACAGGTTATACCCTTTCCATTGATTTCCTGTTTGACACGTTCAACAAAATCTTCAGTTTTGTAGTTTATGCATACATCGGCACCCAAATCTTTGCAGGCTACTAGTTTTCTTCACTTCCTAGAATATTTTATCAGAATTATTAGGGACATTACAAAGAACATTTGACTATATCTTATTTTCCACTGGATCATGGATCTGCAAAACTGAAGATGCACAATCATCAGGAACAAACACAGCCAGAGAGCTGCACTGTTAATCTCGTGCTAAGAGCAACAATTGCGCCCACCTTTTCCTGGCAATTAAGTAATTGCGAAGAGACTCCGCAGCCCATTAGGTGCCAAGGAAGAATATGGTACATCTTTTGTTACTTATATTTTACTATTCTCAGTCCCAGCTAGTGAAGGCATGTCGATTTCTTGTGGCAAAAGAAATCTAGAAGTGGATAATCAGCTCACTGAAATCATTTGTGATGCTTATTGATTTATGTATACAAAACTGGGATCAAGAAATCGTGATGCCATATTGCCATGCTATCCCATTCCCTAGAGGATGCATACCTACTGACTACTGGGTTCTCTTGGACGCAGCAGCTATGGAGAAGATTAGAGATAGCTTTTCACACAAGGAACAATTCACCGGGCGAGAGATGGCTGGTCATGAATACAGTCGACCAAACGGTGCAGACCACCTCGGGCAAGcctgaaaagttcaaggagtttcaaaACGATACACAAAATCAATTTAGTAAGATGATTAAATTTTTGTGATccgatcgtggaggtgaatatttaaATCATGAGTTTAGTGATCATCTAAAGTAATATGaaattgttccacagttgatTTCACCGGGGACACCTCAATGGAATGAAGTGTCCGAACGAAGGAACCAAATTTTATTAGATATGGTCTGGTCCATGATGAGCTAATCTGATCTTTcattatccttctggggatacgctctagaaactgttacattcactttaaatagggttccatatGAAACTGTAGAGAAGAtatcatatgagatatggaccgggaagcgtcctgGGTTATCTTTCCTaaagatctggggttgtgagacctatgtaaaacgtttgacgTCTAATAAGCTCACTCCTAAATTAGATAAAAGCTTATTTGTGGGGTATTCTATGAAAATTAAAGGATATTAAttttataaccgggaagaaAATAAAGTGTTTGTCGCTCAGAATAgtatttttctggagaaagagtttctttCACGGAACATCAGTTGGAGCATGGTGCAACTCGAAAAGATTCaggaaccatcagaaagtgtttcagctcctactgaaccataattggatgttacagaacatgttgtggatACACCAGCCCAACGACGGTCGGAAATTATCAGTCacgcacctgagaggtttatgttcctaataACAGAGCAGCGCGGTATATTATTATTGGATAATGATGAAACTAAGACCTACTCGAAAGCGGTGGTGGGTCtggactctgagagatggcttggagcaaTAAGATCTGAGATAGAATACATGCACAATAATCAAGTTTAGAACTTGATTGATCCACCTGATTATGTCAAAgtagttgagtgcaaatgggtttaaaaaaaaaaatagatgttgaTAAAAATATTCACATATATAAGATACGATCCACCAATAGTGTCCAGAATAACATCAACACCTAGTAGAGATGTTTTCAGAATACTGTCAGTTCAGTGTAAAATTCAGATAAGGATGTCTTCGTAAATAGTAAAGCTGCCAACGAAAAATTGTCTCAAGTGGTGCCACCAAGGAAAAATGCTACTAATGAGAATGCGATCGGCATTCAGGTACCAGTAGCGTACTGCGTACAACAACTCGGACCTTAATACAATTTAAACGACCAGCGATAATCAGGTGGTAGGGTATACCTTTTCCATTGGTTTCCTGTTTGGCACGTTCAACGAAGTCTTCGGTTTTGTAGTTTATGCATATATCGGCACCCAAACCTTTGCAGGCAGCTAGTTTTTCTTCGCTTCCTAGAATGGTATAACAGAATTACTAGGGGCATTCGAAGGAACATTTGACTATATCTTGTTTCTGTTATAACGAACAAACCTGCAGTGACAAAAACCTTAATTCCTAGGTGTTTCGCGATCTGTATAGCAAAAGGTACCGATTCCACTTGATCCACCGTGGATCTGCCAAATCGAATATGCCCAGACATCAGGACCAATCAGCCAATCACAGCCATATAGATTCAGTGTTAACTTCGCGCTCAGAACACCAATTTTAGGTGTGTTTTATTTTACTATTCTCAGCTAGTGAAGGCATGTAGATTTTTCATGGTGAAAGAAATCCATAAGTGAATTACCAGCTCATAGAATTAATTGATTTATGTGTACATCCCATTCCCTAGAACAAGAATATGTACTGGAGTACTGAACGCAGCCATGGAGAAGAAAACAGAGAGCTTTTTCTTACAATGAATGATTCGCCGGCGGAGAGGTGGCTGGTCATGAAGACGGTCAACCGACGGTGCAGGCCACCTCGGGCAAGCCGGCCGCCTCCATCAGCGACACCCACTCCGGCACCGGCAGCAGCTGCCCCGCCGGCACCACCACCTTCTCCGCGTAGCCCCTGCCGCTAAGCAGCGCGCACACCTGCGAAGCAACAGCAAAGTGCCAAAACCAATCACGACAGCGGCAAAAGCAGAAGCAATCCCCAATTCACCGTATAGTAGCATTACttcaaaaggaaagaagaaaaaaaaacaccaaagaAGCGCGAAGGCGGACCAGCGTGAGGGCACGTTTGTTGGAATAAACCACGCCATGGTGTGCGTCGTGTTGAATGGAGTTAGATCCAGGTTAGTGCGCGTATGGTCGCGCTGTGTCTGTGCGCGTGTGTTCGCGCTAGGTATGGCAACGTTCGGTGTTGGCATCGTGTGAGTCACGACGGGACGTGTGCAAGCAGTCAAGGGAAGGGCGGAGGATGCGGAACACGTGGGCATGGCTTGCGGAAGGCTCGGCGAGGACCGGTCCGTGCGGACGAGCGAGAGGCTCACGTTCAAGACATGCTGGGTCGCAAGGAGGAGCTCGTGCGTTCGTGCGCGCGAGGGCCGCAAGAGTAGTTGCTCGAGTGCGTTGGCTATATAACGCCCTGTAAGTGtcatttgtttttgagttaagtCCAGTGAATACAGGCGAGTTCGTCGCCGCGGCATTCGTCGCCAAAATCGCGTCTACTGTTCATCGTCTTCAACCTCCGTCcggcgagagagagagtgatCCTCGGGCTAGGTTCCATCAACGTTGGGCCCGAGCTCGAGGATGGTACCGGAGCACTCGAGCCCCGGGTACGGGGAGGCGCAAACGGGCAGGGGATACTATTGGCCCTGCCGCTGGAAGGTGTCGGTGCGGTTGACGCCCGCGGTGACGACCTCGACGAGCACATCTCCTTCGCCCAGCGGCAGGGGTTCCTCCACCTCTGCTCTGCTCATGGACCGAGGACCGTACCTCGTGTTCATTTATGGACCAAGCCCAGGCCAAAGAAAACGGACGCGTTTTCACAGAATCATCGGAATGCACAGTAAAATGAGTCTGTGTAAACAGTATTCTACCATTATTCTACTGTAGCAGTTACTGTAGCTGTTGTATCGATTCTACTGTTTACATAGTACTGTAGCAGTTGCCCTGGTGCATCTACTCCAGATCTAACGGTTAAAAATCCAATATCACGGCACTGTTCATCCTCTAACTTGGAGAAACAAAATCAGAGGATAGGATTCCAAAGAAAACTAGGATGGTCCACTCAGATTTCCAGGATTTgtttaattaataattaattagttcAATACACGTGTCTTATAACGGGTGTATAAAATTTACAGTAAATAATCCTAGCCAATTTCAGTAACATTCTGTGAACCTGTAAAGAAAGCCAACTCAAGCCATTCCTTCATCGCAGGACTTGCTCGTAGTGTCGGCTTAACGTCGGTTTTTACTTTCATTTCTGTGTAACCTTGCTGATATTATTTCATTAGTATCTGGCATCAACTAGTTGATGTGCGATTTTTGTTCGATAGGATACTGGTTTGATGTTTCAAATACAATGAAATGATTCCAAAATTTGACACGTGCAGTTGGGCCTGCTCATCTTTTGCAAGTATTTTACTTTTGATTAGATTGTTTATTCATATCCATGTGATTTGTTTCCAGGAAGCAACCTCTGCGTGTGTACAGCATGGTGAAATATGCTGCAATTGCACGAGGGGATGCAGAAATCTTCATGAAATTTGCAAGAGCTGGATACAAGGAGAAGATATGGGATCATGCTGCAGGGGTGGTCATCATTCAAGAGGCTGTGGAGTGGTCATAGATGCTGGAGGCCACGAGTTGGACTTCTCAAGGGGTGTTTACTTGGAAGGTTTGGATAGAGGCATAATAGCTTGTTCCGGAGCATTGCTTCATCAGAGAATTTTAGATGCTGTTGATGCAAGCTGGAACTCATCGACACTATGATCCAAGCAATAAGGTATTTACAGAGAATGGCCTCATATTGATCATGGAATGCAAAGCTGAGTTTTACAAAGAATTATTGATTTACTCTCAGATCAAATCTGTCGTTTTGTCTTACGTTCGGATATCTCGCACAGGTAGCTCAGCTCCTTTTGGCTTGGAGAATCGGTTTAAGTATTCATTTAAGTACTTATGACTATGAGGGGTAACAATTCAGCTTGTAGGATAATAGCTTGTTCATTCATAAACGAGTCATCCCTTGGGATTGGCAAATCGCTGGTTTTTGTTCATCAAAAGCATCTGTAATTCTGTATAGTTGTTTGTTCATTGAACGTATCTGTGCATGCGTTTACTAGTAGATGTTTTTTCTCTTCAACTTTCGCCTGTCAAGTGGCAGGCGTGTTGACTAAGCTAGATATCTGCACCAGCTCAGCATCATTGATCAGAGGATGTATCATCTGACAGTTTTCACTCGCGTATTATGAATTCAGTTCTATTCGTTTTGTTAGGTGCTTCCCTGCATATGAATTACTACTTCATAGTCCATTCCagaaagaacttaagaaatgaGACCGCCTTTTTTTCATGCAGATGTGTGCCATATGGTTCAAACATATTCACCACCAGAGCACAAGTACCAGATTAATAGTATAGATGAGACACAATGCATAATGCTATGACCAAAACCATGATACATATGCTGTGGACTGGACTTTAGCTGGAGAGCTGCACCGAGCAGCACTGGCTGAACAGCTCCTTGCTACCGTCCTCGACGTTCTCCTGGTCCATTTTGGGCTGGAAGCTGCTCCATGCCGGCACCAACCCTGGGGCAGCGCTGGTGTCGAAGCTGTGCACTAGAGAGACTGTTCTGAAGCTGTCGTCGCCCGACGGCACCTGGTAACCGGCGAGGAAGTAGAGCCGTGTGTCGACAACGGCCATGGTGAGGTAGAGCCGCTGCGCAGACGGCGGGAGGCTGGCGAGCAGCGACAGGTCCGGCAGGGCCGAGTGGTCCATGATGCTCCAGATGTTTAGCTCGCCGTCGTAGACCTCGACGTGGCCCTTCCAGCTGTTGAGGCAGTCACCGGAGCTGAACAGCCGGCCCGCCACCGCCACGATCTGGTTCGGCGGCACGTCAAGCTGCCACATCCCCGGGATGATCTCCCACGTCCCGCTCGTGCGGTGGAACACCTCCGCGGAGCTCCGCTCCAGCGCCGACGACTGTGGCACGGTGGTTCCTGGCGCCAGGAGAGCGTCACTGGCCGACGATGTGCTCTCTGCGAAGCCCCCCACGACGTGGAAGCTGCCTTGCCATGTCACGCCGACGCACTTGTAGCGCAGCGTGCTCATGTCGGGGAGAGCCGACCACTGGTCCTTCTCCGCATCATACACCTCGGCCGCCGCCGTGCCCCGGGCGCCGGACAGCGAGGACTGCCCGCCGGCCACGCAGATCCTGCCCTGGCACGGCGCGCAAGCGAAATCAAAGCGCGGGACGAGGAGTGGCGTGCAGTGATGCCACTCCCCTCGGCGCACGTCGTACCGGAGCACATCTGCCCGCACGCTGACGTCGGTGTCGCGGTACTCGCCGGTCGTGGCGCCCCTCTCCCTCCGGCACAGCCGGCCGCCGATAACATACACGGACTCAGCAAGCGCGACGACGGCGAAGCCCTTCAGTATGTGGCCGTCAGGAACATCCGGGAGCGCGCCCATGCGGCACCATGTGTTGGCGCTGGGCTCGTAGCACTCGAGGCTGTTCGAGTCGCCGAGCGCAAAGCACGCGTATATCCTGAACCTGCCGTTGCCACCGCCGACGTTGTCACTCCGGCTGCTGCCACTGCTGCTCCCAGAGCTGGAGAAGCACGGGGAGGTGCCAACGTCGCCATGCAAGGAGCCCATGGTTCAGCTTCTGCACCAGGTACTACCCAACTAGTGtctgcttgttcttgtgctacTAATTAAGTGATACCATTACCGGTAGTGTAGCTGGGTTGGCCGGGGGAGTTTGCAAGGATGGGAAATGTTCCTATTTATAGAGAGATGCAGCCATGTCGTCGCTGTTGTGCCGTTTGCCAT
This genomic interval carries:
- the LOC133920980 gene encoding uncharacterized protein LOC133920980; the protein is MVGGRGVGRRQERQALMAAFAVALLMGTAVYFRIWARQSSDPSFTADDREELRRQFERANLEAMDESAEWRMKYDTEFGKNRQLQDELSKVKALLAASTRRLELLQKDNEKLKRQTESLRQQCNCTVPLNITQD
- the LOC133920330 gene encoding F-box/kelch-repeat protein At1g67480-like, with the translated sequence MGSLHGDVGTSPCFSSSGSSSGSSRSDNVGGGNGRFRIYACFALGDSNSLECYEPSANTWCRMGALPDVPDGHILKGFAVVALAESVYVIGGRLCRRERGATTGEYRDTDVSVRADVLRYDVRRGEWHHCTPLLVPRFDFACAPCQGRICVAGGQSSLSGARGTAAAEVYDAEKDQWSALPDMSTLRYKCVGVTWQGSFHVVGGFAESTSSASDALLAPGTTVPQSSALERSSAEVFHRTSGTWEIIPGMWQLDVPPNQIVAVAGRLFSSGDCLNSWKGHVEVYDGELNIWSIMDHSALPDLSLLASLPPSAQRLYLTMAVVDTRLYFLAGYQVPSGDDSFRTVSLVHSFDTSAAPGLVPAWSSFQPKMDQENVEDGSKELFSQCCSVQLSS